In Leptospira ellinghausenii, the following proteins share a genomic window:
- a CDS encoding class I SAM-dependent methyltransferase: MTKSYELLDSGDLSKLEIVGGYKLQRSSPTSAYGKETPGIWNDLHALYIKNDSGSGHWNFQKKVPESFTIEFSNLTFKIKLTPFGHIGLFPEQETNWNRIREIGKKKQGLEVLNLFAYSGGSTLACLDAGMSVCHVDASKGMVDWARENAKLSGLDSKPVRWIVDDVMKFIRREIKRGKKYQGLILDPPSFGRGSKGEVWKIEENLSELMDALMELSDSKPEFVILSCHSQGFSPLTLERILSSRIKTKGNYETTELYIPETSGKKYPAGFCTFFKKS; the protein is encoded by the coding sequence ATGACAAAAAGTTACGAATTATTGGATTCTGGAGACCTATCGAAATTGGAAATTGTAGGTGGTTACAAACTACAACGTTCTTCCCCAACTTCCGCTTATGGCAAAGAAACTCCTGGGATCTGGAATGACTTACATGCTTTGTACATCAAAAATGATTCAGGCTCTGGCCATTGGAATTTCCAAAAAAAAGTTCCTGAAAGTTTCACCATTGAATTTTCGAATCTAACCTTCAAAATCAAACTCACTCCCTTCGGTCATATTGGCCTTTTCCCAGAACAAGAAACCAACTGGAATCGAATCCGTGAGATTGGCAAAAAAAAACAAGGTCTAGAAGTTTTGAATTTATTCGCCTATTCTGGTGGATCCACACTGGCTTGCCTAGATGCAGGTATGAGTGTTTGCCATGTGGATGCATCCAAAGGTATGGTGGACTGGGCAAGGGAAAATGCAAAACTTTCTGGGCTTGATTCGAAACCAGTCCGTTGGATCGTAGATGATGTGATGAAGTTCATCCGTCGTGAAATCAAACGTGGGAAAAAATACCAAGGCCTCATCCTTGACCCACCAAGTTTTGGTCGTGGTTCGAAAGGCGAAGTTTGGAAAATTGAAGAAAATTTATCGGAGCTTATGGATGCGCTGATGGAACTCTCTGACTCCAAACCAGAATTTGTCATCCTGAGTTGCCATAGCCAAGGTTTTAGTCCGCTTACCTTGGAACGAATTCTTTCTTCTCGGATCAAAACCAAAGGGAATTACGAAACTACTGAACTTTATATCCCAGAGACTTCAGGGAAAAAATACCCTGCAGGTTTTTGCACATTTTTTAAAAAATCATAA
- a CDS encoding TrmH family RNA methyltransferase has product MKQQRFSITSFSNPKVKWVSGLKEKRNRDEEKKFFIEGYREIKKAIAGNKKSPVPCLTANITSVFISPECFLGENEEELISSLRCPIYELPRKIFEKISYRDRPDGLIAVADTPNADVPWEQIKTIQTNPILIIEGVEKPGNLGTILRTAEGAGVGLVIVTDPRIDLFNPNVVRASTGTIFTLPVYIGDLQEVLSEFHNKGYKRYAVTPEGKTLYSSVDMKEKSVFLFGSEQYGLSPIAKELADKTLYLPMLGEADSLNLAMSCGIVLYESIRQRSK; this is encoded by the coding sequence ATGAAACAACAACGATTCAGCATCACAAGTTTCTCAAATCCAAAGGTCAAATGGGTCAGTGGTCTCAAAGAAAAAAGAAACCGAGATGAAGAGAAAAAATTTTTCATCGAAGGTTACAGAGAAATCAAAAAAGCCATCGCAGGGAATAAAAAATCACCTGTCCCTTGTTTAACGGCAAACATCACAAGTGTATTCATTTCTCCCGAATGTTTTTTAGGAGAAAATGAGGAAGAACTCATTTCTTCCCTTCGTTGTCCAATTTACGAATTACCAAGAAAAATTTTTGAAAAAATATCCTATCGGGATAGGCCTGATGGTCTCATTGCCGTTGCAGACACACCCAATGCAGATGTTCCATGGGAACAAATCAAAACCATCCAAACCAATCCCATCCTCATCATCGAAGGTGTTGAAAAACCAGGGAATCTTGGCACCATCCTTCGGACTGCAGAAGGTGCTGGTGTAGGGCTTGTGATTGTCACAGACCCAAGGATTGATCTTTTTAATCCCAATGTAGTCCGAGCAAGCACTGGAACTATTTTCACACTCCCCGTATACATTGGAGACTTACAGGAAGTTTTGTCTGAATTTCATAACAAAGGATACAAACGGTATGCGGTCACACCAGAAGGTAAAACCTTATACAGTTCTGTGGACATGAAAGAGAAATCTGTTTTTTTGTTTGGGAGTGAACAATATGGACTGAGTCCGATTGCCAAAGAACTCGCAGATAAAACATTATATCTTCCAATGCTCGGTGAAGCGGATTCTCTCAATCTAGCTATGTCTTGTGGAATCGTTTTGTACGAATCCATCCGCCAAAGATCCAAATGA
- a CDS encoding glycosyl transferase, with translation MKLYYYISGHGFGHISRSGNIIKRLLSEDFIEEIHLVSTRISFIDYEHPKLKLRSLKLDVGISQKDSLSIDIESTKAELIQFEKSKSILLKEEAKYCKDHKISLILTDSSSLPITIALETGIPSIFIGNFTWDFIYRNYAKSDSYFGNLSDHLEVEYGFVTEALVLPFQCPMPNFLEQTSIGLVGRKPTLSKEMARKQFGFRDEITYILLSFGAYGLEGHRLNTDFLPKHIQLVAFGVPGIQSEGILIPEVSHYPDLVAASDFVCTKPGYGILAECYYAKTPILYTDRGDFSEYLYLVGALDMYFQSAYLTLEKIISCEFEETLAYMRTVDGMTPKSELKTDGEEDVVRHLLEYT, from the coding sequence ATGAAATTGTATTATTATATTTCAGGCCACGGGTTCGGGCATATCAGTCGTTCGGGAAACATCATTAAACGTTTATTAAGCGAAGATTTCATTGAAGAAATCCATTTGGTAAGTACTCGTATCAGTTTTATCGACTATGAACATCCCAAATTAAAACTGCGATCCCTCAAATTAGATGTTGGTATTTCACAAAAAGATTCACTTTCCATAGACATAGAATCCACAAAAGCGGAACTGATCCAATTTGAAAAATCCAAATCGATTTTGTTAAAGGAAGAGGCCAAATACTGCAAAGATCACAAAATCTCTCTTATCCTTACCGATAGTTCATCCTTACCGATTACAATCGCATTGGAAACAGGAATTCCCAGTATCTTCATTGGAAATTTTACATGGGATTTTATTTACCGTAATTATGCTAAATCTGATTCTTACTTCGGAAATTTAAGCGACCATTTAGAAGTTGAATACGGGTTTGTGACAGAAGCTCTTGTTTTACCTTTCCAATGCCCTATGCCCAATTTTTTAGAACAAACGAGTATCGGTCTTGTGGGGAGAAAACCAACTCTATCTAAGGAGATGGCTCGTAAACAATTTGGGTTCCGAGATGAAATTACTTATATCCTCCTTTCCTTTGGAGCTTACGGTTTAGAAGGTCATAGGTTAAATACCGATTTTTTGCCAAAACATATCCAACTTGTTGCATTTGGAGTTCCTGGCATTCAATCTGAAGGAATTTTGATTCCAGAAGTCTCACATTACCCAGATTTGGTGGCGGCTTCTGATTTTGTTTGTACAAAACCTGGGTATGGAATTTTAGCAGAATGTTATTATGCAAAAACCCCTATTCTTTATACAGATCGTGGAGACTTTAGCGAATATCTTTATCTCGTTGGTGCACTTGATATGTATTTTCAATCTGCCTATTTAACTTTAGAAAAAATAATTTCTTGTGAATTTGAAGAAACCCTGGCATACATGAGAACAGTGGATGGAATGACTCCTAAATCGGAACTAAAAACAGATGGCGAAGAAGATGTGGTTCGTCATTTGTTAGAATATACATAA
- a CDS encoding DUF342 domain-containing protein, translating into MPGPDSYTDRILQDLEASENGYFQIENSNGKAILKITKPGAKGKKVEYKDVLARVQLFGVEGYQTEQLKKIVVLADGKPVEIGTWSKGDPVPSYADISVSDDGMEAKMVLHPPKHGGPLLTEYQLREQIAAVGISVGIIDSVIQNQIKNPEFFVPYVIAKGVQPIPGKDGEIKIYFRSDNKPQLEEDEHGRINYKNIGVIQSVKPGDLIAEKIPPKKGEFGKTVTGTILPYQEEKIVEWILGPNVELREDKLYAKIAGRPVLSAAWEIKVDEVIQLEAVDYSTGNIDFPGTIIVEEKIGDGFSLTTSGSIIIRNSVGKAFLKAKGDIVLSGGFMGRGEGYIESEGNIYAKFVEQGKLTAQGSIFVEEAVMHSEISAKDFIRVMGGRGEVIGGTIIAGNSLTCAKLGAVVETKTKVAIGTPPELLDELNRMKKEISEKEITLHKVQLTLTKLVEKSQKKELSQEEKDTITKLKDANDKFTKVLETQIKQFETALGSYEPNPDAFVEVEREVYPGVDLSFGAGKNYRMGMSSLVGKTKFYLGTDGSIQTERNVIRKEDDLLL; encoded by the coding sequence ATGCCAGGCCCTGACTCTTATACCGATCGAATCTTACAAGATTTGGAAGCATCTGAAAATGGTTATTTCCAAATCGAAAATTCCAATGGAAAAGCCATTTTAAAAATCACCAAACCTGGTGCAAAAGGCAAAAAAGTAGAATACAAAGATGTACTTGCGCGTGTGCAACTCTTCGGAGTTGAAGGTTACCAAACCGAACAATTAAAAAAAATCGTCGTACTGGCCGACGGAAAACCTGTAGAAATTGGAACATGGTCCAAAGGAGATCCAGTTCCCTCGTATGCAGACATCAGTGTTTCTGATGATGGAATGGAAGCAAAAATGGTCCTACACCCTCCGAAACATGGTGGGCCACTCCTCACCGAATACCAATTAAGGGAACAAATCGCAGCTGTAGGAATTTCAGTAGGGATCATCGATTCTGTCATCCAAAACCAAATCAAAAATCCTGAATTTTTTGTACCGTATGTCATTGCAAAGGGTGTACAACCTATCCCTGGAAAAGATGGTGAGATTAAAATTTACTTCCGATCTGACAACAAACCACAGTTAGAAGAAGATGAACATGGAAGAATCAATTATAAAAATATTGGTGTCATCCAATCAGTAAAACCAGGTGACCTAATTGCGGAAAAAATCCCACCTAAAAAAGGTGAGTTTGGTAAAACGGTTACAGGCACTATCCTCCCTTACCAAGAAGAAAAAATTGTCGAATGGATCCTTGGACCAAATGTAGAACTAAGAGAGGACAAACTGTACGCTAAAATTGCAGGGCGCCCTGTTCTTTCAGCGGCATGGGAAATCAAAGTAGATGAAGTGATCCAATTAGAAGCCGTGGACTACTCAACGGGCAATATTGATTTTCCTGGTACCATCATTGTGGAAGAAAAAATTGGGGATGGGTTTAGTCTCACAACTAGTGGTAGTATCATCATTCGAAACTCCGTTGGAAAAGCTTTTCTCAAAGCCAAAGGTGACATTGTTCTTTCCGGTGGTTTTATGGGCCGAGGGGAAGGGTACATCGAATCGGAAGGGAATATTTACGCCAAATTTGTGGAACAAGGAAAACTCACAGCCCAAGGTTCAATCTTTGTCGAAGAAGCAGTGATGCATTCGGAAATTTCAGCAAAAGATTTTATCCGTGTGATGGGTGGTCGCGGGGAAGTAATTGGAGGAACCATCATTGCAGGAAATTCACTCACTTGTGCGAAACTCGGTGCCGTAGTAGAAACGAAAACCAAAGTTGCCATCGGAACACCACCAGAACTCTTAGATGAGCTCAACCGAATGAAAAAAGAAATTTCAGAAAAAGAAATCACCCTTCATAAAGTCCAACTCACACTCACAAAACTCGTGGAAAAAAGCCAAAAAAAAGAACTGAGCCAAGAAGAAAAAGACACCATCACCAAACTGAAAGATGCCAATGATAAATTTACAAAAGTTTTAGAAACCCAAATCAAACAGTTTGAAACTGCACTTGGATCCTACGAACCAAATCCAGATGCTTTTGTAGAAGTCGAAAGGGAAGTATATCCAGGTGTAGATTTAAGTTTTGGAGCTGGGAAAAATTACCGAATGGGAATGAGTTCTCTTGTCGGAAAAACGAAATTTTATTTAGGAACCGATGGTTCCATACAAACAGAACGAAATGTGATCAGAAAAGAAGACGACCTACTCCTCTAA
- a CDS encoding LA_1326/LA_4305 family lipoprotein — MKFFRLLLSFIFLIGFLQSCASGVKSRSLLFRSNEFAIYSVARDKINLKQETSVAKTFAHPVELTEDKILDLLGNIRFREESSYGDVNQYIFEEKEIREFALDLVDGLQKLKPDQLLLVISKYNPVKSVVSHYSRTAFYIWSTDSSIEILFGELQKEISYDEQGNYFDWSNIPDIPFEHFPQSTYVLQGQGFSFKKVGGFRNRHWLVFDKADLAKLKFEKRKKNSNEISNSVDADMKAEKKISRDEEDGVLLEE, encoded by the coding sequence ATGAAATTCTTTCGACTCCTTCTTTCGTTTATCTTTTTGATCGGTTTTTTACAGTCATGCGCCTCTGGTGTTAAATCGAGGTCTTTACTCTTCCGAAGTAATGAGTTTGCGATTTATTCAGTCGCCAGGGACAAAATCAATTTAAAACAAGAAACCTCCGTAGCCAAAACATTCGCTCACCCAGTTGAACTTACGGAAGATAAAATTTTAGACCTACTTGGTAATATTCGATTCCGAGAAGAAAGTTCGTATGGAGATGTGAACCAATACATCTTTGAAGAAAAAGAAATCAGAGAGTTTGCTCTAGATTTGGTGGATGGTTTACAAAAATTAAAACCAGACCAACTATTACTTGTGATTTCAAAATACAATCCAGTGAAATCTGTGGTCTCTCATTATTCTCGAACTGCTTTTTATATTTGGTCCACTGATTCATCCATTGAGATTTTATTTGGCGAATTACAAAAAGAAATCTCTTATGATGAACAAGGGAATTATTTTGATTGGTCAAACATCCCTGATATCCCTTTTGAACATTTCCCACAGTCCACTTATGTTTTACAAGGACAGGGTTTTAGTTTCAAAAAGGTAGGTGGATTTCGTAACCGCCACTGGCTTGTGTTTGATAAAGCTGACTTAGCAAAATTGAAATTTGAAAAACGAAAAAAAAATTCAAATGAAATTTCAAACTCAGTGGATGCTGATATGAAAGCAGAGAAAAAAATATCTCGAGATGAAGAAGACGGAGTATTATTAGAGGAGTAG
- a CDS encoding STAS domain-containing protein yields MLIQSHRQENHLLLSIQRDVLMENSREFYQEFEKAIEGSNFGKLTMDFHLVKFLDSSGIGAVIKASSALHNRGVEIFVTNLNKNLNSVFRLSGLNHILSILTLDEYLSKFPEFQQTLEA; encoded by the coding sequence ATGTTGATTCAAAGCCACCGTCAGGAAAACCACCTGTTACTCTCCATCCAAAGGGATGTCCTGATGGAAAATTCACGCGAGTTTTACCAAGAGTTTGAGAAAGCAATTGAAGGTTCCAATTTCGGGAAACTGACGATGGACTTTCATTTGGTAAAGTTTTTGGATTCGAGTGGGATCGGAGCGGTGATCAAAGCATCATCTGCCCTCCACAACCGTGGTGTGGAAATCTTTGTGACCAACCTCAACAAAAATCTAAATTCTGTTTTTCGTTTGTCAGGGCTCAACCATATCCTTTCGATTTTGACTTTGGATGAATACCTTTCCAAATTCCCAGAGTTCCAACAAACTCTAGAGGCTTAA
- a CDS encoding iron-sulfur cluster assembly scaffold protein produces the protein MAVMDFARYKEINDQRMNYREMEDATVVSYYRNTGCGDGYRIYLKLNENQVVEDASYTTTGCGFGIVALAMATEYAKGKSISDLKALTPETLETLFEFPERRKNYPESAVAALKKAVEDYESGQGVPKENRITKAQTMELLHKQGHLREAKLSSVMLEKEKLDGVDFSGADLHNAFLQNSSFVGANFQGANLKASFFNGADLRNANFRGADLRFAKLASAKIDGADFTDAIYDIGTRVDHSQMYIFDVMKKAGKDLYLKIGEGE, from the coding sequence ATGGCAGTAATGGACTTTGCTCGCTACAAAGAAATCAACGACCAAAGGATGAATTACCGTGAGATGGAAGACGCAACTGTTGTCTCCTATTACCGCAACACAGGTTGCGGAGACGGTTACCGCATCTATCTTAAGTTAAATGAAAACCAAGTTGTGGAAGACGCAAGTTATACCACAACAGGTTGTGGGTTCGGGATTGTGGCACTTGCCATGGCAACAGAATATGCCAAAGGGAAATCCATTTCTGATTTAAAAGCCCTTACCCCAGAAACACTCGAAACATTATTTGAATTCCCTGAACGTAGGAAAAACTATCCAGAATCTGCTGTTGCTGCTCTCAAAAAAGCGGTAGAAGATTATGAATCAGGGCAAGGTGTTCCGAAAGAAAATCGAATCACCAAAGCACAAACCATGGAACTCCTTCACAAACAAGGCCACCTAAGGGAAGCTAAGTTGTCCAGTGTGATGTTAGAGAAAGAAAAATTAGACGGTGTGGATTTTTCAGGTGCAGACCTTCATAATGCCTTTTTACAAAACTCTAGTTTCGTGGGAGCGAACTTCCAAGGTGCGAATCTCAAAGCTTCTTTTTTTAACGGAGCCGATTTGCGTAACGCCAATTTTCGTGGTGCAGACCTACGGTTTGCAAAATTAGCCTCGGCCAAAATTGACGGGGCTGATTTTACTGATGCCATTTATGATATTGGAACCCGTGTGGACCATAGCCAAATGTACATCTTTGATGTGATGAAAAAAGCAGGGAAAGATCTCTATTTAAAAATTGGGGAAGGGGAATGA
- the rpmE gene encoding 50S ribosomal protein L31 produces MKTDIHPKYVAAKIKCACGTVIETRSTAGDISVEICSNCHPFFTGKSKLVDTTGRVDKFKKKYKMK; encoded by the coding sequence ATGAAAACTGACATCCATCCAAAATACGTTGCTGCCAAAATTAAATGTGCTTGTGGTACTGTGATTGAAACACGTTCCACTGCAGGGGACATCAGTGTGGAAATTTGTTCCAACTGCCACCCGTTCTTCACAGGAAAATCAAAACTTGTGGATACAACAGGCCGCGTAGACAAATTCAAGAAAAAATACAAAATGAAGTAA
- the rho gene encoding transcription termination factor Rho, protein MASRKQEEIQVNPPEEPTEYTNGIMDQDDASEPPKQFKKKKSRYEGPIPPPLDLVELKKKNINELADLAKGLGVENTHGLKKQNLMFALLQAQTEKDGQVHAAGVMERLPDGYGFLRSPDYNYVPGPDDIYVSPSQIKLFGLRTGDTVTGLIRPPKEAERFFAMLRVESINGFPVEVAQKRNLFDNLTPLYPSERINMEFDPSHLDTRVIDLMCPIGKGQRALIVAPPRTGKTVLMQSIANAITRNHPEIFLIVLLIDERPEEVTDMARHVKGEVVSSTFDEPAQRHVQVAEMVIEKAKRLVEHGKDVVILLDSITRLARAYNQVVPTSGKILSGGVDSNALHKPKRFFGAARNIEEGGSLTIIATALIDTGSRMDEVIFEEFKGTGNMEIHLDRKLADKRIFPAIDINRSGTRKEELLLPQDTLTRVFILRKVLSPMSITESMELLIEKMRGAKTNDQFLASMNTN, encoded by the coding sequence ATGGCATCACGCAAACAAGAAGAAATCCAAGTTAATCCCCCCGAAGAACCAACTGAATATACGAATGGCATCATGGACCAAGACGATGCTTCTGAACCACCGAAACAATTTAAGAAAAAAAAGAGCCGGTATGAAGGACCTATCCCTCCTCCTCTTGATTTAGTTGAACTCAAGAAAAAAAACATCAATGAACTTGCTGACCTTGCAAAAGGTTTGGGAGTTGAAAACACTCATGGTTTAAAAAAACAAAACTTGATGTTTGCTCTCCTCCAAGCACAAACCGAAAAAGACGGACAAGTGCATGCAGCAGGAGTCATGGAAAGATTACCTGATGGGTATGGTTTCTTACGTTCACCTGACTACAATTATGTGCCAGGTCCAGACGATATTTATGTGTCTCCTTCTCAAATTAAGTTATTTGGTCTACGTACAGGAGATACCGTAACAGGTCTTATCCGGCCACCAAAAGAAGCAGAACGATTTTTTGCTATGTTACGAGTGGAATCCATCAATGGTTTCCCAGTTGAAGTCGCACAAAAAAGAAATTTGTTTGATAACTTAACACCTCTTTATCCGAGCGAAAGGATCAATATGGAATTTGATCCAAGCCATTTGGATACTCGGGTGATTGATCTTATGTGTCCAATTGGAAAAGGACAAAGAGCACTCATCGTAGCACCTCCAAGAACTGGTAAAACAGTTCTCATGCAATCCATTGCCAATGCGATCACTCGTAACCATCCTGAAATTTTTCTCATCGTTTTACTCATTGATGAACGCCCGGAAGAAGTAACTGACATGGCTCGCCATGTTAAGGGTGAAGTTGTGAGTTCCACGTTTGATGAACCAGCACAACGCCACGTCCAAGTTGCCGAGATGGTCATTGAAAAAGCGAAACGACTTGTGGAACATGGAAAGGATGTGGTCATCCTCCTTGACTCGATCACAAGGCTTGCTCGTGCGTACAACCAAGTGGTTCCTACATCAGGAAAAATCCTTTCTGGTGGTGTGGACTCTAATGCCCTTCACAAACCAAAACGTTTTTTTGGTGCGGCAAGGAATATTGAAGAGGGTGGGTCACTCACCATCATCGCCACTGCGCTCATCGACACGGGTTCTCGAATGGACGAAGTGATTTTTGAGGAATTTAAGGGAACGGGAAATATGGAAATCCATTTGGACCGAAAACTCGCTGACAAACGAATTTTCCCAGCCATCGACATCAACCGTTCCGGAACGAGAAAGGAAGAACTACTTCTACCGCAAGACACTCTGACTCGTGTCTTTATCCTTCGAAAAGTACTTTCTCCTATGAGTATCACCGAAAGTATGGAACTATTGATTGAAAAAATGCGTGGTGCGAAGACAAACGACCAATTCCTCGCCAGCATGAATACGAACTAA
- a CDS encoding helix-turn-helix domain-containing protein, whose product MKFESLYRHFLLTRATHIPVVNEKGELVGLLSKERVHRELSDLGKEREDLDQIPLEILETELNESILLYFKETSLIPVIGIDGEKKDNWDKPRFLAAFTKLESKQIRDPKLEGIESKLEKKKENVDSVQWFMELILSHFPDGLFATDVTGGTIFYNESFERDILTKPLFDDSIETAEKYLHNLNREVLASYLKEHDLSLGKEADTNVLTTMLPDLQSQVRIITLKKEKKVVGFLYHFVSSSVGFGAGKTKSEFPDLDMAFFSKLPLETVLAEMEAHYIHKTLQRNSQNISHAASELGIPRTTLQNRIRFLNLSERFQNNKKERVVIPRKRSEKQLDSEKQSSSQPKTSQKKQSLPKKKQNLKTTKKGKSEKRTTSLPKKQGNGKQGTKTKAKATQKAKKRR is encoded by the coding sequence GTGAAGTTTGAATCACTCTATCGTCATTTTTTGCTCACAAGAGCCACTCACATTCCCGTTGTAAACGAGAAGGGGGAACTTGTTGGCTTACTTTCCAAAGAAAGAGTCCATCGTGAGTTGTCTGACCTTGGGAAAGAAAGAGAAGATCTGGACCAAATTCCTTTAGAGATTTTGGAAACAGAACTGAACGAATCCATTCTATTATATTTCAAAGAAACTTCTCTCATTCCCGTGATTGGAATCGATGGAGAAAAAAAAGACAATTGGGACAAACCAAGGTTCCTTGCCGCTTTCACCAAACTAGAATCCAAACAAATCCGAGATCCAAAACTGGAAGGCATTGAATCCAAACTCGAGAAAAAAAAAGAAAACGTCGATTCTGTTCAGTGGTTTATGGAACTCATCCTTTCCCATTTTCCAGATGGTCTTTTTGCCACTGATGTAACTGGTGGAACTATTTTTTATAATGAAAGTTTCGAAAGGGATATTCTCACAAAACCATTGTTTGACGACTCGATAGAAACTGCTGAGAAGTATTTACATAATTTAAATAGGGAAGTCCTCGCATCTTACCTAAAAGAACATGATTTGAGTTTGGGAAAAGAAGCAGATACAAATGTCCTAACAACCATGTTACCAGACTTACAATCACAAGTAAGGATCATCACTTTAAAAAAAGAGAAAAAGGTAGTGGGATTTTTATACCATTTTGTTTCAAGTAGTGTAGGTTTTGGAGCTGGGAAAACCAAATCAGAATTCCCTGATTTGGACATGGCCTTTTTTTCCAAACTCCCTCTGGAAACTGTCCTTGCGGAAATGGAAGCCCACTATATCCACAAAACCTTACAAAGGAATTCACAAAATATTTCACATGCTGCAAGTGAACTCGGTATTCCGCGTACAACCTTACAAAACAGAATTCGATTTTTAAATTTATCGGAACGTTTCCAAAACAATAAAAAAGAACGAGTTGTCATCCCTAGAAAACGATCGGAAAAACAACTGGATTCTGAAAAACAATCCTCTTCCCAACCCAAAACATCGCAAAAAAAACAAAGTCTCCCTAAGAAAAAACAAAACCTGAAGACAACCAAAAAGGGAAAATCAGAGAAAAGAACCACATCTCTTCCGAAAAAACAAGGAAATGGGAAACAGGGGACCAAAACGAAGGCAAAAGCAACACAAAAGGCAAAAAAAAGACGTTGA
- a CDS encoding adhesin OmpL37 family surface protein — MGKWKFILFFAMVVGHISHINAVSPEQTNLGILIFENKENLNFINVALSNLAPSQEEAQNSSQPGTTQTPDPSKKNLDFDYFKLLKAANQSDFSGNMWYLQSNYVYGFRQLRQAQGELKNIFEIVLQKYIEDARALLEAAAPAIIRSNDSNAKALLRLGFRDLRSSEDLYTTGLNSSPHQYRYKLTLYKEGILTLRRAKRFAILAMIYSKTPDEDKPEYQYRSNEDLKEARNEEKQRNYEKVRDTLINFIENKRMERTVVPPGNPDAKPLDLLEQHDDNYGFITSKKLDLLLEANAQIKETEGARRESVPPTPKFDENGKAIYPEEKKK; from the coding sequence ATGGGAAAATGGAAATTCATCCTCTTTTTTGCAATGGTAGTGGGACATATCTCCCACATCAATGCAGTATCTCCAGAACAAACGAATTTGGGGATTTTGATCTTTGAAAACAAAGAAAACTTAAATTTTATCAATGTGGCACTCAGTAATTTGGCACCTTCACAAGAAGAAGCACAAAACTCAAGCCAACCAGGAACAACCCAAACCCCAGATCCTTCCAAAAAGAATTTGGATTTTGATTATTTCAAACTCCTAAAAGCAGCAAACCAATCTGACTTCAGTGGAAACATGTGGTACTTACAAAGTAATTATGTGTATGGATTCCGCCAACTCAGACAAGCCCAAGGCGAACTCAAAAACATCTTTGAAATCGTATTACAAAAATACATTGAAGATGCAAGAGCCCTTCTAGAAGCAGCAGCTCCTGCCATCATCAGGTCAAATGATAGCAACGCCAAAGCTTTGTTACGTTTAGGTTTTCGCGACCTTCGTTCCTCGGAAGATCTTTACACAACAGGTCTCAATTCAAGCCCTCACCAATACCGTTATAAACTTACGCTCTACAAAGAAGGGATATTGACACTTCGTCGTGCAAAACGTTTTGCCATCCTTGCGATGATTTATAGCAAAACTCCAGATGAGGATAAACCAGAATACCAATACCGTTCCAATGAAGATCTAAAAGAAGCTCGTAACGAAGAAAAACAACGTAACTACGAAAAGGTGAGAGATACCCTCATCAACTTCATTGAAAACAAACGTATGGAAAGAACGGTTGTCCCTCCAGGAAACCCAGATGCAAAACCATTGGATTTACTAGAACAACATGATGATAACTACGGTTTCATCACTTCTAAAAAATTGGATTTATTACTAGAAGCCAATGCACAAATCAAAGAGACGGAAGGGGCTAGACGTGAATCAGTTCCTCCGACTCCAAAATTTGATGAAAACGGCAAAGCGATTTATCCGGAAGAAAAGAAGAAATAA